TGGACTAAAAGCTGACAAGCAATTGAGAGCCTGTCTCATTGAAGCGGCTGTCAAGCTCTTGAAGTAGCCAATCAATAACATCATTAAAACAATCTACTTGATGATAATGCTTGTTTGTAATTCCAGATTTATGCCTCCGCTTCTTTGGATCAATATATTCATCTTTCATTTCCAATTTGCAAATATCATTCTTGTCACAAAATCCATGCACATCATCTAATAGTTTCACCCACTTTTCTTTTCTAAGTTCATCCAATTGGCATTTCGTTGCTTTCACACATTTAATAGCATTCACTATGTCCTGATCCTTCTGTTGCAATGCTAATGACAAGGTATTTGTGATTCCTAATATAGTTAATATGAGATGCAAAGTTAATATGAGATGCAAATAGAAGACAAAGTCAAAAGACGGGAAGTATCGTAGAAGGTTTGATGCTTGATCTCTAATTTTCCAATCCTTATTATCTTTTTTCCACAATTTCTAGTACCTTGACTATTGTAGGAAACATGTCAACCAAACTTTTGAGAGATTTATAATGGGAACTCCAACGAGTATCTCCAGGTCTTTGAAGACTTTGCTCTTGATTTAACCCTGTCCCAATCTGAAGTTGCCCGCAGCCTAATGCTTTACTTATTTCTTCAAGATTAATATCTCTAATCATGTCCCTTCTCTTAGATGATCCACCCACCACATTCAATAACAtagaaatcatagtaaaaaattcACTAACCCCTTTATGCTTTCTCGCAATGGACACAAGGACTAATTGAAGTTGGTGAGCAAAACAGTGAACATAATAAGCTGAACTATTTTCTTTCATGATCAATGATTGCAAGCCGTTGAACTCACCTCGCATATTGCTAGCACCATCATATCCTTGGCCTCTAACTTGCTTTAGGCTTAACTTAAGATTAGCAAATAATGCATCAATAGCAGACTTGAGACTTGCAGAATTTGTTTCTTTCACATGAACAAGACCAACAAATCTCTCTTTAACAATTCCACATTTATCTACATATCTTAAGACCACTGCCATTTGTTCTTTCCAAGAAACATCTCTCGActcatcaactagcaagcaaaAAACATCATCCCCAATTTCTTCTAGAATAGAGTGTAGCACTTCCTTTGCAAAACAATGCACAATATCCTTTTGTATTTTAGGAGCAATCAAAAGGTTGTTATCTGAATTCTTTTTATCTACTGTCTTTCTTAAGGTCGGATTTTGCTCCTCTGCAAAATTACGAAATTCCCTGAAGTTCCCTTTATTTAAGGACTTCTTCGACTCGTCGTGGCCTCGAAACGGCAATCCTTTCTTCACCAATATTCTAGCATCAATAGTAGCCTTTCCTTTCTATGATAGCCATTCCAACCATTTTTAACAAATGTTTCATATCCGCCATCCTTCTTTTCTCTAAACAAGAAACAATAAAAACAATATGCTCTGTCTTTGGACTCACTATATTCAAGCCAACCTCCAAACTCATCGAACCATTCTGGAACAAACcttcttggaattcctccaatATTTGTCACAGGAAAATGAACTGTGCAAGGTTGGCAAGGCCCATTCTCCAAGTACTTTCTTCTCACCCTCTCTCTAACATTAGGATGATAATCATCAATTTGTTTCCTTAATCCTAGATCAAACTTAATCTCCTCCTCCCAGTTGATATCATCCAAACGTGAATTTTTAGCATTATTGCCACTATCCAGCTCTGGTGCTTTCTTTTTGTAAAATCGTTCCATTAATTGACCTGTCATTAGTAACCTAATATGTAAGTATGTACTAATTCGCTGGTTGCATAGTTTAGGAATCAAGAACAGAACCTATGGGAAATTTGAAATAGGATGACATGCCAAATGTTTAAGTCGCACCTTTAATAATTCAAGACTAAATTCTCCCGTGCGATCACTCCAATTCCCAAATTGAAACCCTCATCCATACATGTCGCCTGCCTTTTAAACCCCATCCATACATGCCTTTTAAACACCAAAATTGGTAGCGAAATCAATGACACGCATGCACATCTTTTTAAAATATGCATTACTAGAAAATTAAGCAAGTTGACATCCAACCTAACTAATTAACGAGGGACAAGAAGTTAATGATTTCGCCAGACTCATTAGTTGATCCTAAAATTGCTTGGATCTTGTTGTATTTTAGGACGGAAGGAGTATAATCTTGTAAATAATAGAATGCTAGGAAACACAATTGAGATTCTTACGGGCATAGAGTTATATATATACTAGGCCGCTAGACAGTATTCAGGAACAGGAGGAAACAGTAGGAAGCAGTGTTTGAAATAGTGTTGTGCACAGTCAGATGGACAACGTCAGACATATAGAGTATAAATAAGCAAGTGCCGAACAGTGGATGAACAACGTCAGATGGCCTAGCTGGCCTTGTATTTATTCCTGTTGAAGAAGTATATAGTATATGTGGAAATACATCTCTGTATTCAAATGAAGGGCCAGAGTTGCAGAGTTATTCAGctgatatttgttttttttaatttaaaaaagTACGCATTACTGAAATTAAACACATCCCAAGAATACAAACTCTAGTACGTACTTAGCTAGTCTTTAACTTTAGGGGTCGGGTAATTGAAATAAGGAAAACATGCATACCTGTAGGCAATGGCCAACCCATTCGTGAATCTCGTGGATGTGCAGTTTCTCAGCCAGTGCACGAGAAGAGAAGAGTAGTACCTAGCTGTGGAGAGCTGCCGGCAGCGAGGCAGCACCAGCAGTGCAGCACCTGGGTTTCGATCGATCTCCTTGCTGGTGTTGGTTACTACACGCGGACGCCGCTAAAGGCTTATATAAACGCAGGATTAGATTGCCATACCACCCACCTCCAGTGGTTGGTGGGTCGTGGTCCGGAGACTGACCATGGCAAGTCTACCACGTGAAAACAGTTGGTCGGAATAAAGCCGTTTCTACAGTAGCGTGTTCAGGAGCCATGAGATTAGTCGTCCCTACAAATAAAacaacaggggcggctggtgatacgagccgtccctataaatggaTCGGATTTGTCGGGACTgttcactcaccagccgcccccggtattgctatttgtaggggcggctcaatcaccaatcgcccctacaaatgacccacatataaagcaaGCTGCAACATATTCTTTCTCCTCGAGTCACTCacttcaacccgtgaaagaaaggtggggaggtcttgggcacctcccaaaaattgctttaTTAAGGAGGAAGGTTTTAGTCTCAAATCCTTTAGTGGAGAGACGGTAgacggtaagaaaatgctattccacatttttaaaaaagttttaatggttggttcgtgagtaattagagttttgcttttctctctcttctatggtgcttgagctacttatgaagcaaattagacccaaattttgaatgtactagggtaaattaggaaggggaacaagatcatacccttatttggtccatgtttcttgattttagtgagcaattagttagttttatggatgtttcatgtgcatatagatctagatctagggtttggtttttttattaatttcggttttgtaaatttgtgtttgatgaaattagactagggtttgcatgaaagatattggataaaatataatggttgctaattgttgtctttgaaattgtttattgtaatcaacaaatatgtattttaattatttatggataaatggtccattaattaattttcttctaccataatgtgtttgtatgcttcatgtaattatatttgatttatattcatatatatctgaaatatatacaattattctcaagtaattattaatttgattcatttttatatatatctgaataagtagtcatttatgtttgttttgttattgttgtaaaagatggagtacatgaattcttggatgtatggtttgttAAGATTCAAGGCGGGTTTCCGTGAAgatgtggataaatttattgagaccgcaaagaagcatgcaacgaaattgacagagaataaggatacaattatttgtccatataaagattgcaagaaccgtatggcatggacagatgtgactatcatcagatcacatttgattatgcgaggatttattgaggactacacagtgtggatttatcatggtgaaacgattattgctaacgatgaggatgaggagaaatacgacgacgaaaccctagaGCTTGATGC
The nucleotide sequence above comes from Miscanthus floridulus cultivar M001 chromosome 18, ASM1932011v1, whole genome shotgun sequence. Encoded proteins:
- the LOC136523413 gene encoding uncharacterized protein, which translates into the protein MERFYKKKAPELDSGNNAKNSRLDDINWEEEIKFDLGLRKQIDDYHPNVRERKGKATIDARILVKKGLPFRGHDESKKSLNKGNFREFRNFAEEQNPTLRKTVDKKNSDNNLLIAPKIQKDIVHCFAKEVLHSILEEIGDDVFCLLVDESRDVSWKEQMAVVLRYVDKCGIVKERFVGLVHVKETNSASLKSAIDALFANLKLSLKQVRGQGYDGASNMRGITNTLSLALQQKDQDIVNAIKCVKATKCQLDELRKEKWVKLLDDVHGFCDKNDICKLEMKDEYIDPKKRRHKSGITNKHYHQVDCFNDVIDWLLQELDSRFNETGSQLLVSF